DNA sequence from the Carassius carassius chromosome 6, fCarCar2.1, whole genome shotgun sequence genome:
TCTTCATGGTTGGACCTCAGGTCAGCTTAGTTAAAATCCCTCGACTCGACACGACAAATTCTTCTGTGGACATTGATCTCATTGGGATCGCAAGGAACAACACTGAAAGTATGTCTAAATGATTTCagcatgattaaaaaaattacagaaagTGACATCATTCCATCACCACTTTACAAcatttaaagtgttagttcacccaaaaatgaaaattatgtcattaataactcaccctcatgtcgttccaaacccgtaagacctccattcatcttcggaacattgaagctgtgtgtacggtatactaaccatgtccagaaaggtaattaaaacatcatcaaagtagtccatgtgacatcagagggtcagttataattttttaaagcatcaaatatacattttggtcccaaaaaaattacgactttattcagcattgtcttctcaaTTATTCTTGGATCTTCTTGAAGCAGTTCATCAAATAATtgttgaatcgttttaaatggttcgcgtctccaatacgcattaatccacaaaatgacttaagctgttaacttttttaatgtggctgacactccttctgagtcaaaataaaccaatatcctggagcaGGGTTCGAATTACGGGGGAGCTAAGGGGAGCTCGGCTCCCCTGAAAAGGACCTGGGCTCCCCTGAAAGCCTACTTTGAGACATTTAGGGGGAGCTCTAAAACACTGTCCATTTTTTGTGTCGCatatatattttgattttctGTGCATTAAGGTTCCTGaaataaatgattatattaaaaatgtgtcAATGTTGTGTGTTTATTCGCTCATTACATTACTATTTCCGAACACTATTTTCCGCTGTGTCTCCTGCTGTGACCATCCATGCGTGGCGGCGCTGCACTGAAATTACTACGTTTACGTCACCACTTGAACTTCTCACTGAGTTGGTATTTGAATGTTAATATACTTTATTCGTTTTTTGGAACACTCTGTGGATACTAATAAGAATGTCAAAAAGAAAGCAGCCAAATCTCAGTCAATTTGGATTTACAAAACAAACGAAGAGGAGTGATGACAGCGCACCAGCTACAACTAGCTTGCCGGTGATACCGCCGATAAAAGTTGCTGCTAGTGACAGCACCAGCACCGAGGACTGCGAGACTTTGGCGCCAGAAACCACCGCTGCGACCTGCAGCGGACCAGGCGATCATGCAACACCTTTCAACTGGACAACAAAGCAATGGAGTGAGTGGAGAATCAGGAATAGATGGCTCTACTCGAAAAATCAGAAGTTAGGATGTACAGTATGCATGGAGGCAAAAAGCCCGTTGCTCGCCGAAAGAGCAACGGGAGTACATCTGTCAGAGGAATGGATGAATGGAGAGGTCAGCAGCGAGTCACAGAATAACCTGCGGAAAAAGATTTACAAGCATCGGGACAGTTTGGCACACAAAAGAGCGGTTGAGATTTCGGACATGAAGGAAAAGGATGTGCTCCCAAACAAGGTACTTGAAGTAAATGCTAATTTAATGCAAGAAACAGCTACGTCTTTCAGATCTGCTTATATGGTGGCCAAGGAAAAAATGCTGTAATGTCCCTTCAAAAACTTAATGGTGCAAACGTGGGAAATGTGCACAAATCAGACCATGCTTGTGCTGAAATAATCGGACATATCGCCAGTGAAATGAGAGCTAAATttgtttcaaaaataaaagaactgGGATCACGAATCAGTATCACGATAGATGAGAGCACAGTTCATGGCCTGGCTTATATGATCATTTATGTGCGGTGTGACATGACAGGAACGGGAGAAGTGGATAATGTTTTTTTAGATATCGTTGAGCTTTCAGAAGGCACGGATGCCGAATCGATGTACAAAAGTTTGAGGAAAAGCTTGAGACAAGCGGGACTGGATGATGAGTTTCTGGGAAAAAATCTCATCTGCATTGCAACGGATGGAGCAGCGGTACTGACGGGCAGAGTCGGTGGACTCGTCACTAAACTCAAACAAGATTTCCCCAAAGTTCAGTCAATACACTGTCTAGCTCACCGACTTGAGTTAGCTGTCAAAGACTCACTTAAGGAAGTCGCTGGATGTAACCAATTTGAGTTTTTTATCTCAAAGCTTTACGCCCTCTATAACCAGTCATCAAAAAACGCCCGTTTACTCCAGGAGGCAGCTACAGGTTTGAACATGCAAATCCTAAAAATAGGTCAAATCTTTACAATTCGTTGGGTGGCTAGTAGTTTTCGCACTGTGAAGGCAGTATGGAAAGATTATCCTGCACTGGCGCACCAATTCAGAACAGCCATGGAAGACACATCTCGCTGTGACACAGAGAGGCAGAAATTCAGGGGCCTGCACAAACTCCTTACAAGCACAGGTTTTTTGGCTGATTTGGCATGTATGAAGGATGTCCTGCGAGAACTACAAAATCTGTCGCTAAAACTGCAACGCAAACAAACATCTTTAGTTGATGCAAGTTGCCACATTCAGCAGACCATTGACGTCTTGACAGCCATGAAAGAAAGTGGAGGAAAATCCACACAAAAAGCCGAACAACGCATATCGACTGGCCTGTTCAAAGATGTTGAGCTTTCAGAGAGCATGCCGAAGATAAACCGTCTTCAGTTCAATCAGTCTATTATCAACAGCCTAAAGAAGAGACTGCCCGAACCGGACCTTGTCCAGATGCTGAAACCGCTGGAAAAACGCTTTTGGCCACAGCAACATAGCGCCCGTATTCTATATGGGGAAACTGAGGTTCGAGCATTGGCAAAAACACTGGGAGAACCGGCCCGAGAGGCTGTCTAGGAGTTCCGGGACTTTAAATTGCAAAAGAGAGCACCAGGGAAAACGCTTGTCAAACTTCAAACAGCAAGTCTGACCTACTTGCCGTCCTCAGCTGAGTGTGAGAGGGGATTTTCTGCCGTGAATTCTACTGACAGCAAGTATCGCAACAAGTTGCGTGAACAAAGCCTCTCCTCGCTTCTCTTCGTGGATCTGAATGGACCCCCTTTGGAGCAATTTGACCCTCTGCCTTTTGTATCATCTTGGATTAAAGCCGGTCACAGAAGCCGGTCGACAGAGGTGTCAAGTACTTGAAAAGTCACAAACGAatctcaagttaaatcccaagtcccCAAAGagttaactctttgaggacttggtatttgacttgagactagtttgtgacttgaaaggaatgacttggttcctcctctggtgaaatcagctgctgagttcatgggtggaacaaaaatatggcaggacttttactttctgacccctggacttgacacctctggtCACCGACCCTCAACATCCTGGGTTACAGGACGGAAAGCAAAGACAGAAGACCCCAGGCCTCTGTGGTCACTTCTGATTTAAGATAAGAATCATGGAATTACTTACTTGATCTGTGCGTTTGTGAGGATTGGCCCTAATCCTATTTaatattgatgtatttttttacGATTGTTATGGGAGTTATTCTGTTTTTATCATGATTTGCATGATGTAGGCCTAAGCGCGGGTGATTCAGAACCGTGGACAGAGCTGTTTGCCCTAACACTGACAACACTGACTGACGCTTGCGTTTTAAAGTAAACGTTTTACTAAGCAAACAATAGGTTTACTGTAAACCTATTGTTTTAAATGCCCTAACATGCACCAAAAGTGTTAAAGTCAGTCAGGGAGGATCGGGAAATAGGGCTCCCCCGAAAGCCACTTTGTAATTCGAACCCTGtcctggagtaattaatttactcaaacagtacactgactgaactgctgtgaagagagaactgaagatgaacaccaagccgagccagataacgaacgaaaaaTGGACtctttctcgagtcaagaactgtttctgtcagacgcgtccgattcgagaattgaggagctgatgatactgcgcatgtgtgattcagcgtgaagcagacctacacacagagtgtctgaaccgaactgattcttttggtgattgattctgaactgattctgtgctaatgttatgttcgcgggtaaactgaaggctttaatcaagggcaatcatcgccaatgacatcattacgccgagggcaaaagaaccggtgaattgtttttttcaaccggtttattgaattgaactgtctgAGTGAACCTTTTTTTGCGGGAAAGaactgaacttcccatcactattggtgatccaaaaactgatgcaaccggttcttgactcgagaacgagtcaatcttccgttcattatctggctcggctcggtgttcatcttcagttctctctacatagcagttcagtcagtgtactgtttgagtacatgaattactctgggatattggtttgtttgaactcagagggagtgtcagccacattaaaaaatgtaacagcttaagtaatttgtggattaatgcttattggagacgcgaactgtttcaagcgattcagttcgatttggtgaactggttcaacctgttcactaagaagaaccggttaaatcgaatgattcattcacgaaccggacatcactacactgcagtgttgtgaacgcgctcacaacagacacggaagagaagacaatgctatataaagtcatagtttttgttatttttggatcaaaatgtgtttttgatgcttcaacaaattctaactgaccctctgatgtcacatggactactttgaaagatgtttttattacctttctggtcatggacagtagaccgtacatacattttcaatggagggacagaaagctctcggactaaatctaaaatatattaaactgtgtcccgaagatgaacggaggtcttacgggtttggaacgacatgagggtgagtcattaatgacataatttttatttttgggtgaactaaccctttaattacttttttgattgtttttgttgttttaaccagaggtgtcaagtccaggggtcagaaagtaaaagtcctgccatatttttgttccacccatgaactcagcagctgatttcaccagaggaggaaccaagtcattcctttcaagtcacaaacgagtctcaagttaaatcccaagtccccaaagagttaaagttagtgagataattaagtgactaattaaatgatgactgtgcagtagtgataaacacctgctgttattgaaaattacagaggatcggatgatttattgtttaaaatgatgcgaccatcatggagatcagtgtttgatttagttaggctcttgacccttttaataatacaaagtaaTTTGCTTTTAAGCACTTGCGGTTGTGTTACatagtaaacattaacacattgctgaattgctaaattaaattgctcttttttatctaaaacatttaatgaacacCATGAGGGTGTCTCTCTTTGGTTTGTTACATGATGTACAGCTATTTCTGAACTACAAAAAAGtcctattaaacaaatattattgcaattcttaaatattgggggaaaattatacaggctcaggattttagacatgagcacttatcatatgatcctcaacagtggtgacaaaatTATTCATGCTACAGTCCTTGATGGGGGTTTTACTatggtgttacccagcatgcacttcagcttgaagagttttgttgattgtcaccattgttgagattcatatgctgggtcATGATGTCTGTGCGTCTTAGTAGGacaagattaaaaaatatatatatatatatattcattacatacattatttcattattactattataccAACGGTTTATTTGCATGTGGCAGTTCCACAAGGtaggttattaaaaaaaactgaacatatgttaaatgaaataaactttttttggaaataaacagACTGATGCCTAACAATTACTTTGTCATGTAAAACCAGCTAGTAATGGTTTTCTGCACAGCACTGATCACACTGCTTTATAACAGCACATGTACTTCTACAGGGAAATACCTAACACAAGAAGCcaaaggtcaagagcccaactgaagcaaacactgatctccatgatggtggcatcagtttaaccaataaaacatcagcatctgatcctctgtaacacacaataatggcaggtgttcatcactaatgcacaatcatcatttaattagtctcttaattatctcattgactttaactctttgaggacttggtaTTTGACTTGAGACTaatttgtgacttgaaaggaatgacttggttcctcctctggtgaaatcagctgctgagttcatgggtggaacaaaaatatggcaggacttttactttctgacccctggacttgacacctctggttTTAACATAGTATTGCTTTTCTGTTTCTGTCACACAGGATCAGCTGCTGTAGCTTTCATGAGCTACAACACATTGGAGAATCTACTGAAGCCAGACTTCTTCAACACATCCAATGACACGATTAAAACCATGATGTCCACTGTGATATCAGCTACTCTTCCCAAAACCACCAACACTAAGCTAACTAAACCAGTCAACTTCACCCTCAAACACATCAGAGTGAGAgactgaaatgtgtttttgttttatcagAGCACTGATGAACATCTGAAAACATCTAATATTCAGTGTTCTGATACTTTCTTCATCTTTTTGCAGGAGTTTGATTCCAATGGTTCCCAGTCCTGTGTGTACTGGAATGTCGGCGAGTGGATTGTAGATGGTTGTTCTGTTTTAAAGACCAACAGCAGCCACACTGTGTGTTCCTGTGATCATCTGTCCACATTCGCTCTCATCATGCAAACCAGCCGCCCACCAGAGGTACAGAACATTTCTAGTGAACACTGAAGAGCAGCACAGATTTGGCACTCATGTTCTCTCACATGTTTTCTCAGAGCGACTCTCAGCTGGATCTGTTGAATTTGGTGTGTGTGATCGTGGGACTGGTGTTCTTTAGTTTGGCCCTATTGACCTTTGCCCTTTGTCAGTGGAGTCCTGGAGTGAATAATGTGGCTCGAATCAATATCTGCATCAGTCTTCTGTTGGCTCACCTTCTGTTTCTGCTCACACAGCAGTTCCTGAGCCTCATACGTCCTCTGAAGGTGAGAATGATGAAGGAGCCCTACAGCTCAGCACAGACTCACTGAGAATCATCATAACTGTCTCTCATGGTCTCCAGGTGCTGTGTGCCATGATCTCAGGCCTTCTGCACTTCCTCTTTCTCTCCGgctttgtgtggatgttcattgAAGCTGTGCTGCTCTTCATCTGTGTGAAGAACCTATCACAGATCAGCTACAAAAAGAGGGAGGTGCTTAGCAGTGGATTCCTGTGTGTGATTGGATATCTGGTTGCTctggttgtggtgtgtgtgtctgtcggtCTGGTTCCTGAAGGCTACGGCAGTGAAGAGtgagttgctttttttttttttttttttaaatgatttgattAGATGATATGAAGACAGTAGGTGTGTTTTAACTTCAGCTGTGGCTGGATGTTACCGGCCAGTGAGACTTGTCACTTGTAGTCAGAGGAACTGTAAACagacccttacgaaaaataagttaattcaagtgtgctattagtatacttcttttaaactaaaaaaatacttttagtttactttatatgtacttctcagaaatgctctttatgtacttctcagaaatatacttaaaattacgtttaagtatacttgacttatacttacaaaaagtctaaatatatttgagctatactactagaatctgtgttttcattgttttatggtaGAGGGTGCTAGTATGCATCTTCTGTACAAAATTTTCAAAaatacacaagtgaagaagaaaaagaaacaccaccCAGCAGGCACAGTACATCAATGTGACGTCAGAAAGACGCTGGACTCCAACTAATCCAACATCAGTCAGACAtcatattttggttgaaaattaaagtcgggttgacgtctaaacccaactttgtttgacgtcaaactccgacatcagacagacgttgaattttggtttgaataagcaccacactgcaacaatgggtgaaatgcatggcagcacattaaatatctcaagatctcagcagaggaggattatacaactccacaaacagcattaccagcttcacgtattactaaccagactgactttatttctgtcagacgtctacaaaagctcttattgaaaattaacaggggtttaactctaatgtgtttaatttccataacagcataacatttaaacaccataacagtgattagtgtttccattagttgagcTCTTAACACTTATTATATGTTTTGGCTATTGTGGCTGCTGTGACAGTTTGTTTGTTGAGAACATTTgcagcatcaaagaaagctaaagtgaCATGAGATCAAGTGATGGCTGTTACCTGttaatggttttataatcatcatgaaataacctgctttgctgatgttttttaatGTAACAGTTATGTTGTTCCAttagtacattcatattacaaatccTGTGTTTCTGCCACATGAGATCCAGtggtattataacaatcagtaaaatcttttaacaaacatgagctcaAAAATGATGTATTATGAATTCATCATTGTAATATGAATTCATGATGATGAAAACTATATCACCTTATCTTTGTTTATGGCTCCTTTTATAACAAATTATGTGTTTTGGTAAACACTATTACAGGAACCACAAACTTACTAAGCCAAGAGTCAAactacccaactaaagcaaacactgatcacaataacagtgaccaaacattttcaaataaaacatcaacatctaaacctctgttaattctcaaaaagaacttctgtagacgtctgacagaaataaagtcaaactggttagtaataagtgaagctggtaatacatgtactgccatgcatttcaccgtttttttttaatgtttttattgggGGGGGTTATTCCAGCCAAAATTCAGCATCTGCCCAACATTGGAGCTTGACGTCAAACAGTCGTTGGATTTAGACGTCAAcccgattttcattttcaaccaaaatccaacgtctaaccgctattattatgtttgagatatcaatcACTGGTTGATgaccataatgtttgtataaactataggtaacaactggtaaaatgtacatctaggtcataaaaaccataataatacctacacttaaatattttcttctcagccatgtCATCAATTGCTCTTGAGCGAAATCTCCTCATCCGTTGTCTGATTGGAATTTTGCAAGGATTTCTGTGTAGTTAAAGTGTACATAGCCTGCatctatcaacttttttttttttaactcacccacattaaagtgtttaaaaaaagaatgcatgaagctagaatgaaatgtttttgtttacaagcagatacactgtactttctttgtatgttttgcatgctcagatattcatgtaacaaaatttatacaaattcaaacctaaataggcACATAGTAGTCTTAAAGTATGatataaagttcacttaaagaaaacttatgagtatacttgcagtataagtgtacaaagtatttaattagtaaactatcagcaaatcaagttcacttttattataattgctgtacaaactacaaacatagaggtaaactagttgtgtactcaaagtttgttactgttatacttaaagtatatttaaaagtatattttatatactagaaagtgggcagATTTAGTCCCaatgagtattgaaacagtacacttacaagtatactact
Encoded proteins:
- the LOC132141723 gene encoding putative adhesion G protein-coupled receptor E4P; this encodes MYCNTRMHDFYYRRYQNQNQYQYQCVNNNCNCVGNKDTCTCSSSSLSSCFCEYKISIQTTLSPTTAVPNITLPDQCKSQEGCLQNVLDQIENITAQVLSVTTVKDILSVVFNTSEKISESSSSNPAVLASYGNRVLKTSEKLISTLVKPTDTSEGVNFTLASVEGQVFMVGPQVSLVKIPRLDTTNSSVDIDLIGIARNNTERSAAVAFMSYNTLENLLKPDFFNTSNDTIKTMMSTVISATLPKTTNTKLTKPVNFTLKHIREFDSNGSQSCVYWNVGEWIVDGCSVLKTNSSHTVCSCDHLSTFALIMQTSRPPESDSQLDLLNLVCVIVGLVFFSLALLTFALCQWSPGVNNVARINICISLLLAHLLFLLTQQFLSLIRPLKVLCAMISGLLHFLFLSGFVWMFIEAVLLFICVKNLSQISYKKREVLSSGFLCVIGYLVALVVVCVSVGLVPEGYGSEDCWIKKDKGFIWSFLGPVCVILALNIIIFIRIVFTLYSTLKNLNAEVSQMKQTKIMAFKTLAQCVILGCSWILGFFTNGSKVLEILFLILNSQQGTFIFLIYCVLNNKVRHLLTLYLKSGY